Proteins from one Pyrococcus kukulkanii genomic window:
- a CDS encoding formate--phosphoribosylaminoimidazolecarboxamide ligase family protein, with translation MISREQILEVLEKYDKDKITVGVIGSHSALDIADGAKEEGLPTLVVAQKGRHLTYAKYFKLRKSRDGLIKGFIDEVIVLDKFAQIIDIQEELRKRNVIFVPNRSFVVYTGIDKVENEFLVPMFGTRSLLRTEERSEEKSYYWLLEKAGLPYPEEVKPEEIDEVGLVIVKLPHAKKRLERGFFTAASYKEFKEKSEKLIRLGIITKEDLEKARIERYIIGPVFNFDFFYSPIDEEIELLGIDWRFETSLDGHVRLPAAQQLTLPEWQFEPEYTVCGHASSTLRESLLEKVFKMAEKYVEATKKYYPPGIIGPFTLQTAVDKDLNFYIYDVAPRTGGGTNIHMAMGHPYGNSLWRKPMSTGRRIALEIKRAIALDELEKVVT, from the coding sequence ATGATAAGCAGGGAGCAGATTCTCGAAGTTTTGGAGAAGTATGATAAGGATAAGATAACCGTTGGGGTTATCGGAAGTCACTCGGCCTTGGATATAGCGGATGGAGCAAAGGAGGAGGGTCTCCCTACTTTAGTTGTTGCCCAGAAAGGTAGGCACCTCACGTACGCGAAGTACTTCAAGCTGAGGAAGAGCAGGGATGGCTTAATTAAGGGGTTCATTGACGAAGTGATAGTTCTAGACAAGTTCGCCCAGATAATCGACATTCAGGAAGAGCTAAGGAAGAGGAACGTCATATTCGTCCCAAACCGTTCCTTCGTGGTCTATACTGGAATAGACAAAGTGGAGAACGAATTCTTAGTGCCAATGTTCGGGACGAGGTCACTCCTCAGGACGGAGGAAAGGAGTGAGGAGAAAAGCTACTACTGGTTGCTTGAAAAGGCCGGGCTTCCCTACCCCGAGGAAGTAAAGCCAGAGGAAATAGATGAGGTTGGCCTTGTTATAGTCAAGCTGCCCCACGCAAAAAAGAGGCTTGAGAGGGGATTCTTCACGGCCGCAAGCTACAAAGAGTTCAAGGAGAAGAGCGAGAAGTTGATAAGGCTTGGAATTATAACAAAGGAAGACCTAGAGAAGGCGAGGATAGAGAGGTACATAATTGGGCCGGTCTTCAATTTCGACTTCTTCTACTCACCCATAGATGAGGAGATAGAGTTACTAGGAATAGACTGGAGGTTCGAAACGAGCTTGGACGGCCACGTAAGGTTGCCCGCAGCCCAGCAGCTAACTTTACCTGAATGGCAGTTCGAACCGGAATACACCGTTTGCGGCCACGCATCCTCGACCTTAAGGGAGAGTCTGCTGGAGAAAGTGTTCAAGATGGCAGAGAAGTACGTTGAAGCAACGAAGAAGTATTATCCCCCAGGGATAATTGGTCCATTTACACTGCAAACTGCAGTTGACAAAGACTTAAACTTCTACATCTACGATGTTGCACCAAGAACCGGAGGAGGAACGAACATCCACATGGCCATGGGGCATCCTTATGGGAATTCGCTATGGAGGAAGCCTATGAGCACGGGGAGGAGGATTGCATTGGAGATAAAGAGAGCTATTGCACTTGATGAGCTTGAAAAGGTTGTGACATAA
- the purD gene encoding phosphoribosylamine--glycine ligase: MRILLVGGGGREHAIGEALVKGGAELYVVSKHKNPGLARIAKDYGLAKETDVNKVVGFAKRWGIELAFIGPEAPLEAGVVNALEKEGIPTVGPTKEAARLETNKAWAREFMEKNKIPGRKLFRVFDDVNEMRAWIDEYGRPVVVKPLGLTGGKGVKVVGYQLKDNEEAKAYAEQLIKKDGKVLIEERTDGVEFTFQVFSDGKRVYPMPLAQDYPHAYENDEGPITGGMGSYSCPNHLLPFVTKEDWEKALEILQKTVDAMRKEGYPYKGILYGQFMLSKEGPVIIEYNVRFGDPEAINVLTILEDNLVEIAQGIVDGNLRSVKFANKATVVKYLAPQGYPVNPVKGVKIDVNEETIEKEGAKLIFASIDESYTLLGSRALAVVGIADSVEEAEKIAENAVKHVKGPIFYRRDVGTKESIEKRIRIMKELGKEFEPNSC, encoded by the coding sequence ATGAGGATTTTATTAGTTGGTGGCGGGGGAAGAGAGCATGCAATAGGTGAAGCCCTCGTTAAAGGAGGAGCAGAGCTGTACGTTGTATCAAAGCACAAGAATCCTGGGCTCGCTAGGATAGCCAAAGATTATGGGCTCGCCAAAGAAACAGATGTAAATAAGGTTGTAGGGTTTGCAAAGAGGTGGGGGATTGAGCTGGCATTCATAGGGCCCGAAGCCCCCCTCGAGGCCGGAGTAGTCAATGCCCTTGAAAAAGAAGGGATCCCCACTGTAGGGCCAACAAAGGAAGCTGCAAGGCTTGAAACCAACAAGGCATGGGCAAGAGAGTTCATGGAAAAAAACAAGATTCCAGGGAGGAAGCTGTTCAGGGTATTCGATGACGTCAATGAAATGAGGGCATGGATAGATGAGTACGGGAGGCCGGTGGTAGTTAAGCCTCTCGGCCTGACAGGTGGAAAGGGCGTCAAGGTAGTTGGATACCAACTTAAAGATAATGAAGAAGCAAAGGCTTACGCTGAGCAGCTGATAAAGAAAGACGGAAAAGTTCTCATAGAGGAAAGAACCGACGGAGTTGAGTTCACCTTTCAAGTATTCAGCGATGGAAAGAGAGTTTATCCAATGCCCTTAGCCCAGGACTATCCCCACGCTTACGAGAATGATGAAGGACCAATAACTGGGGGCATGGGCTCATACTCATGCCCTAACCATCTGCTTCCGTTCGTTACAAAGGAGGACTGGGAGAAGGCCCTAGAAATCCTCCAAAAGACTGTAGATGCCATGAGAAAGGAGGGTTATCCGTACAAGGGAATCCTCTACGGCCAGTTCATGCTCTCAAAAGAAGGGCCGGTAATAATAGAGTACAACGTGAGGTTTGGAGATCCCGAAGCAATAAACGTTCTCACAATCCTAGAAGATAACTTAGTTGAGATAGCCCAAGGAATAGTTGATGGTAACTTAAGGAGCGTAAAGTTCGCCAACAAGGCCACGGTCGTTAAGTACTTAGCACCCCAGGGTTACCCCGTAAATCCGGTTAAGGGGGTAAAAATTGATGTCAACGAAGAGACCATAGAAAAGGAAGGGGCAAAGCTGATATTTGCCTCGATCGATGAGAGCTACACCCTTCTGGGCTCAAGAGCATTGGCGGTTGTCGGTATCGCGGATAGCGTAGAAGAAGCAGAGAAAATTGCCGAGAATGCGGTAAAGCATGTAAAAGGGCCCATATTTTATAGGAGAGATGTTGGGACGAAGGAGAGCATAGAGAAGAGGATTAGAATTATGAAGGAATTGGGAAAAGAGTTCGAGCCAAATTCCTGTTGA
- the purE gene encoding 5-(carboxyamino)imidazole ribonucleotide mutase has protein sequence MAPKVGIIMGSDSDLPVMKEAAKVLEEFGVEYEMTIVSAHRTPERMYEYAKKARERGIEVIIAGAGGAAHLPGIAASMTILPVIGVPVKSGALNGLDSLLSMVQMPTGVPVATVAINNAKNAALLALRILSIKYPEIAEKLEKYREDMRRIVEEKARKLEEVGWMKYLGEDD, from the coding sequence ATGGCTCCTAAAGTTGGAATTATTATGGGTAGCGATTCCGACCTTCCCGTAATGAAGGAAGCGGCCAAGGTTCTCGAGGAGTTCGGTGTTGAGTATGAGATGACGATAGTTTCAGCCCATAGAACTCCCGAGAGGATGTATGAATATGCAAAGAAGGCAAGAGAAAGGGGAATTGAGGTTATAATTGCAGGCGCCGGCGGGGCAGCCCACCTTCCTGGGATAGCAGCCTCAATGACTATCCTTCCCGTGATAGGAGTTCCGGTGAAGAGTGGGGCTTTGAATGGTCTCGACTCCCTCTTGTCGATGGTTCAAATGCCTACCGGAGTTCCAGTGGCTACAGTAGCAATAAACAATGCAAAGAATGCAGCTCTCCTTGCTCTGAGAATACTCTCGATAAAATACCCAGAAATTGCAGAGAAACTTGAGAAGTACAGGGAAGACATGAGGAGAATTGTTGAGGAAAAAGCTAGGAAGCTTGAGGAAGTCGGATGGATGAAGTACCTTGGAGAGGATGATTAG
- the purT gene encoding phosphoribosylglycinamide formyltransferase 2, producing MIKLRDELGTATTDSAQKILLLGSGELGKEIAIEAQRLGVEVVAVDRYANAPAMQVAHRSYVGNMKDKDFLWSVVEREKPDAIIPEIEAINLDALFEFEKEGYFVVPNAKATWIAMHRERLRETLVKEAKVPTSRYMYATTLDELYEACEKIGYPCHTKAIMSSSGKGSYFVKGPEDIPKAWEEAKTKARGSAEKIIVEEHIDFDVEITELAVRHFDENGEIVTTLPRPVGHYQIDGDYHASWQPAEISEKAEREVYRIAKRITDVLGGLGLFGVEMFVKGDKVWANEVSPRPHDTGMVTLASHPPGFSEFALHLRAVLGLPIPGEWVDGYRLFPLLTPAATHVIKAKVSGYSPRFRGLARALSVPNTTVRFFGKPEAYPGRRLGVVLAWDKDVQEAKKKAEMVAHMIELRTRSSEWHSQNYEKRKHLL from the coding sequence ATGATCAAGCTTAGAGACGAGCTTGGAACTGCAACTACTGATTCAGCTCAAAAAATACTCTTATTAGGAAGTGGTGAACTTGGCAAGGAGATAGCCATTGAGGCACAGCGTTTAGGTGTTGAAGTTGTTGCGGTCGATAGGTACGCTAACGCTCCAGCCATGCAAGTGGCCCATAGGAGTTACGTTGGCAACATGAAGGATAAGGACTTCCTTTGGAGCGTCGTTGAGAGGGAGAAGCCAGATGCAATAATCCCGGAGATTGAAGCGATAAACCTCGACGCTCTATTTGAATTTGAAAAGGAAGGCTACTTCGTAGTTCCCAACGCAAAGGCAACCTGGATCGCAATGCACAGGGAGAGACTTAGAGAAACACTAGTCAAGGAGGCAAAGGTTCCAACTTCGAGGTACATGTACGCTACAACCTTAGACGAGCTTTATGAGGCCTGTGAGAAGATAGGTTATCCCTGCCACACCAAGGCAATAATGAGCTCCTCCGGCAAGGGTTCGTACTTCGTTAAGGGTCCCGAGGATATACCAAAGGCATGGGAAGAAGCTAAAACGAAAGCTAGAGGAAGTGCCGAGAAAATAATCGTGGAAGAGCATATAGATTTCGACGTAGAGATTACGGAACTAGCCGTGAGACACTTCGATGAGAACGGCGAGATAGTTACAACCCTTCCAAGACCAGTGGGTCACTACCAGATTGATGGTGATTACCACGCAAGCTGGCAGCCAGCCGAGATTAGCGAGAAGGCCGAGAGGGAAGTGTACAGAATTGCAAAGAGAATAACAGATGTTCTCGGCGGTTTAGGTCTCTTCGGTGTAGAGATGTTCGTTAAAGGGGATAAGGTTTGGGCCAATGAAGTCTCTCCTAGACCTCATGACACCGGCATGGTTACCCTAGCTTCCCATCCCCCAGGGTTCTCGGAGTTCGCCCTTCACTTAAGGGCTGTCCTTGGCCTTCCAATTCCTGGGGAATGGGTTGACGGGTATAGGCTATTCCCACTCCTAACTCCGGCCGCAACTCACGTGATAAAGGCAAAGGTTAGCGGTTATTCCCCGAGGTTCAGGGGATTGGCTAGGGCATTAAGCGTTCCCAACACGACAGTAAGATTCTTCGGTAAGCCCGAAGCGTATCCTGGGAGGAGGCTTGGAGTAGTTCTTGCTTGGGACAAAGATGTTCAGGAGGCCAAGAAGAAGGCGGAGATGGTTGCCCACATGATTGAACTAAGGACTAGATCTTCTGAGTGGCATTCACAGAATTATGAAAAGAGAAAGCACCTTCTTTAA
- the leuS gene encoding leucine--tRNA ligase, with protein sequence MPELDFKAIEEKWQKRWLEEKVFEPNIRDKPKEKKFFITVAFPYLSGHLHVGHARTYTIPDVIARFKRMQGYNVLFPMGWHITGSPIVGIAERIKNRDPHTIWIYRDVYKVPEDVLWTFEDPINIVKYFMKAAKETFIRAGFSVDWSREFYTTSLFPPFSKFIEWQFYKLKEKGYIVKGSHRVRWDPVVGTPLGDHDLVDGEDVPILDYVIIKFELRENGETIYLPAATLRPETVYGVTNMWINPEATYVKAKVKRGGRVETWIVSREAAYKLSFQDREIEVIEEFKGEKLVGKYVKNPVTGDEVIILPAEFVDPDNATGVVMSVPAHAPFDHVALEDLKKESEILLKYDIDPRVVEEISYISLIKLEGYGEFPAVEEVQKLGIKSQKDKEKLEQATKTIYKVEYHKGIFKVPPYEGKPVQEVKELVAKDMMEKGIAEIMYEFADKNVISRFGNRAVIKIIHDQWFIDYGNPEWKEKAREALKRMKIYPETRRAQFEAVIDWLDKKACARKVGLGTPLPWDPDWVIESLSDSTIYMAYYTISRHINKLREEGKLDPEKLTREFFDYIFLEEFNEEKEKELEKKTGVPAEVIHEMKEEFEYWYPLDWRCSGKDLIPNHLTFFIFNHVAIFPEKHWPKGIAVNGFGTLEGQKMSKSKGNVLNFIDAIEENGADVVRLYIMSLAEHDSDFDWRRKEVGKLRRQVERFYELISQFAEYEAKPTELKAIDKWLLHRLNKAIVETTRALEEFRTRTAVQWAFYSIMNDLRWYMRRTEGRDDDAKRFVLRTLADVWVRLMAPFTPHICEELWEKLGGEGFVSLAKWPEPVEEWWNEEVEAEEEFIKSLIEDIKEIIEVAKIENPRRAYIYTAPEWKWRVVEVVAEKKDFKAAMAELMKDEEIRKHGKEVAKIVQRLIKDRVFEVKKINEEKALREAKDFIERELGIEVIINPEEDKGGKRKQAMPLKPAVFVE encoded by the coding sequence ATGCCAGAGCTAGATTTTAAGGCTATTGAGGAGAAGTGGCAGAAGCGCTGGTTGGAAGAGAAAGTCTTCGAGCCGAACATAAGGGACAAGCCTAAGGAAAAGAAGTTCTTTATAACCGTCGCATTCCCTTACCTGTCGGGCCACTTGCACGTTGGGCACGCACGAACTTACACGATTCCAGATGTAATTGCAAGGTTCAAGAGGATGCAGGGCTACAACGTCCTGTTCCCTATGGGATGGCACATTACTGGCTCTCCAATAGTCGGAATAGCCGAGAGGATTAAGAACCGCGACCCGCACACCATCTGGATATACAGGGACGTTTACAAGGTTCCCGAAGATGTACTGTGGACGTTCGAGGATCCAATTAACATAGTCAAGTACTTCATGAAGGCCGCAAAGGAGACGTTCATAAGAGCAGGCTTTTCAGTCGACTGGAGCAGAGAGTTCTACACCACCTCGCTCTTCCCGCCGTTCAGCAAGTTCATAGAGTGGCAGTTCTACAAGCTGAAAGAGAAGGGGTATATAGTTAAGGGCTCCCACAGGGTCAGGTGGGATCCTGTAGTGGGAACTCCCCTAGGAGATCACGACCTTGTTGATGGTGAAGATGTCCCAATTCTCGACTACGTGATAATCAAGTTCGAGCTAAGGGAGAATGGAGAAACGATATATCTACCGGCAGCAACCCTCAGGCCCGAAACCGTTTACGGAGTAACGAACATGTGGATAAACCCAGAGGCAACGTACGTTAAAGCGAAGGTCAAGCGCGGTGGTAGAGTTGAGACGTGGATAGTCAGCAGGGAGGCAGCGTACAAGCTCTCGTTCCAGGATAGAGAGATAGAAGTTATAGAGGAGTTTAAAGGTGAAAAGCTAGTTGGAAAGTACGTTAAGAACCCTGTAACCGGTGATGAGGTTATTATCCTCCCCGCGGAGTTCGTCGATCCTGATAACGCTACCGGAGTCGTCATGAGCGTTCCTGCTCATGCTCCCTTCGACCACGTAGCTTTGGAGGATCTAAAGAAGGAAAGCGAGATACTTCTCAAGTACGACATAGACCCCCGGGTGGTTGAGGAAATAAGCTACATCTCACTGATAAAGCTTGAAGGCTACGGTGAGTTCCCTGCAGTTGAAGAGGTTCAAAAGCTGGGAATAAAGAGCCAGAAGGACAAAGAAAAGCTCGAACAGGCAACAAAAACAATCTACAAGGTAGAGTATCATAAGGGGATCTTTAAGGTTCCACCATACGAAGGCAAGCCCGTCCAAGAAGTAAAGGAGCTTGTAGCGAAGGACATGATGGAAAAGGGAATAGCAGAGATAATGTACGAGTTTGCCGACAAGAACGTGATTTCAAGGTTCGGAAACAGGGCCGTAATAAAGATAATCCATGACCAGTGGTTTATAGACTACGGAAACCCTGAGTGGAAAGAGAAGGCTAGGGAAGCACTGAAGAGGATGAAGATATACCCTGAAACGAGAAGGGCTCAGTTCGAGGCAGTAATTGACTGGTTGGACAAGAAGGCCTGCGCGAGGAAAGTTGGACTAGGAACTCCATTACCATGGGATCCGGATTGGGTAATAGAGAGCCTGAGCGACTCAACGATTTATATGGCCTACTACACGATAAGCAGGCACATAAACAAGCTAAGAGAGGAGGGCAAGCTCGATCCCGAGAAGCTCACGAGAGAGTTCTTCGACTACATATTCCTGGAGGAGTTCAACGAGGAGAAAGAGAAGGAGCTAGAAAAGAAGACCGGAGTTCCTGCAGAGGTAATCCACGAGATGAAGGAGGAGTTTGAGTACTGGTATCCACTCGACTGGAGATGCTCGGGTAAAGACCTCATACCAAATCACCTGACGTTCTTCATATTCAACCACGTGGCAATATTCCCGGAGAAACACTGGCCGAAGGGAATCGCGGTTAACGGCTTTGGAACTTTAGAAGGACAAAAGATGAGCAAGAGCAAGGGGAACGTGCTGAACTTCATAGATGCGATAGAGGAGAACGGGGCCGATGTGGTTAGGCTCTACATAATGAGTCTGGCGGAGCACGACAGCGACTTCGACTGGAGGAGAAAAGAGGTAGGGAAGCTAAGGAGGCAGGTTGAGAGGTTCTACGAGCTGATAAGTCAGTTCGCTGAGTATGAAGCAAAGCCGACCGAGCTGAAGGCAATTGACAAGTGGCTACTTCACAGGCTGAACAAGGCCATAGTTGAGACAACAAGGGCTTTAGAAGAGTTTAGAACGAGAACGGCAGTACAGTGGGCGTTCTACAGCATAATGAATGACCTAAGATGGTACATGAGGAGGACTGAAGGTAGAGACGATGATGCAAAGAGGTTCGTCCTAAGGACTCTAGCAGACGTCTGGGTCAGGTTAATGGCACCCTTCACACCGCACATCTGCGAAGAGCTCTGGGAGAAGCTTGGTGGGGAGGGCTTCGTAAGCTTGGCTAAGTGGCCAGAGCCAGTAGAAGAGTGGTGGAACGAGGAAGTTGAGGCAGAAGAGGAGTTCATCAAATCGTTGATAGAAGACATCAAGGAGATAATCGAGGTTGCAAAGATAGAGAACCCAAGGAGAGCGTACATCTACACGGCCCCAGAGTGGAAGTGGCGTGTTGTCGAAGTTGTCGCTGAGAAGAAGGACTTTAAGGCTGCAATGGCAGAGCTAATGAAGGATGAAGAGATAAGGAAGCACGGTAAAGAAGTTGCAAAAATTGTTCAGAGGTTAATCAAGGATAGGGTCTTTGAAGTCAAGAAGATAAATGAGGAGAAGGCCCTAAGAGAAGCTAAGGACTTCATTGAGAGGGAGCTGGGCATCGAAGTCATTATAAACCCTGAGGAAGACAAGGGAGGGAAGAGGAAGCAAGCTATGCCTCTGAAACCTGCTGTTTTTGTGGAGTAA
- a CDS encoding AAA family ATPase, which yields MTIAFDEAQCLRFSGLQYDGLIAYAIDNLPNVTFVLTGSEVGMLHDFLGLDNPKKPLFGRYAREIVLERFSRDKSIDFLIKGFSELSIDVSQDEIEDAVEKLDGIVGWLTMYGYLRGVRKLSHEEALSELLNMVRSLVRSKRYGIILKAVSLGNERWSEIKEFVESKTGRINDAKFSILLRNLVKYGYLDKIRKYRIQDPIVREIIRRYC from the coding sequence GTGACAATAGCGTTTGATGAAGCCCAATGTTTGAGGTTTTCTGGCCTTCAGTACGATGGGCTGATTGCATACGCTATAGACAACCTTCCAAACGTGACCTTCGTGCTTACGGGCTCCGAGGTAGGAATGCTACACGATTTCCTTGGCCTTGATAATCCAAAAAAGCCCCTCTTCGGCAGATATGCTAGGGAAATAGTGCTGGAAAGGTTCAGTAGAGATAAAAGCATAGATTTTCTTATTAAGGGCTTTAGTGAGCTTTCAATTGACGTGTCCCAGGATGAAATTGAAGACGCTGTAGAGAAGCTCGACGGAATCGTTGGCTGGCTAACGATGTACGGCTACCTGAGGGGAGTCAGAAAGCTCTCTCATGAGGAAGCACTTTCGGAGCTTTTGAATATGGTGAGGTCTCTAGTTAGAAGCAAAAGATATGGAATAATATTGAAAGCTGTTTCATTAGGGAATGAAAGGTGGAGCGAGATAAAGGAATTCGTTGAGTCAAAAACTGGAAGAATTAATGATGCGAAGTTTTCTATTCTTCTGAGGAACTTGGTAAAGTACGGGTATTTGGACAAGATAAGGAAGTATAGAATCCAGGATCCTATAGTTAGGGAAATTATTAGGAGATATTGCTGA
- a CDS encoding ABC transporter ATP-binding protein, protein MIVAENLIKRFGSIYALRGITTEIPEGMTLILGPNGGGKSTFLKLATGIYRPTSGKIYVFGEDPWKSEKIKEMIGVSYDPPSFPKFITGREWLMLFASAKGHGEEEVERVAKLFNIDFLDKRIGGYSSGMLKKLSVAQAFIGEPKLIFLDEPLANLDFKSIAKFVRLMKKLKTSEEASFVVISHIWEPLLPLADKVLVIADGKLVLEGDVDDVQEKVEMLFRPKVDIEE, encoded by the coding sequence GTGATAGTCGCTGAAAACCTAATAAAGCGTTTTGGGAGTATATATGCGCTGAGGGGGATAACCACAGAGATTCCGGAGGGAATGACGTTAATTCTTGGTCCCAACGGCGGAGGAAAATCAACTTTCCTGAAGCTCGCTACAGGAATCTACCGACCAACTAGCGGAAAGATATATGTTTTCGGAGAAGATCCTTGGAAAAGCGAGAAGATAAAGGAGATGATCGGTGTTTCCTATGATCCACCTTCTTTCCCCAAATTCATCACAGGTAGAGAATGGCTGATGCTCTTTGCATCGGCTAAGGGACATGGAGAAGAGGAAGTAGAAAGAGTTGCCAAGCTGTTCAATATCGACTTTCTCGACAAGAGAATAGGAGGATATTCCTCCGGAATGTTAAAGAAGCTAAGTGTGGCTCAGGCTTTTATAGGAGAACCAAAGCTCATATTCTTAGATGAACCTCTAGCCAACCTTGACTTCAAGAGTATTGCTAAGTTTGTTCGGCTTATGAAGAAGTTAAAAACAAGTGAAGAAGCAAGCTTTGTTGTTATCAGCCATATTTGGGAACCTCTACTCCCACTTGCTGACAAGGTTCTCGTTATCGCAGATGGAAAGCTCGTGCTTGAGGGGGATGTGGATGACGTGCAGGAGAAAGTTGAGATGCTTTTCAGGCCAAAGGTGGATATCGAAGAGTGA
- a CDS encoding AbrB/MazE/SpoVT family DNA-binding domain-containing protein yields the protein MVTVTKKYQVTIPKEVREALGIRAGDEVVFVKTKEGYVIKRLEDFVKEMADLAKDIDETIEETRKGLSKIFGEAHE from the coding sequence ATGGTAACCGTAACAAAGAAATACCAAGTCACTATACCCAAGGAAGTGAGAGAGGCCCTTGGAATAAGGGCTGGAGACGAAGTTGTATTCGTGAAAACAAAGGAGGGGTATGTAATTAAACGTCTCGAAGACTTCGTTAAAGAGATGGCAGATCTTGCAAAAGACATCGATGAAACTATAGAAGAAACTAGAAAAGGTCTCAGTAAAATATTCGGGGAGGCTCATGAATGA
- a CDS encoding type II toxin-antitoxin system VapC family toxin: protein MKVVLDTNVFHNWKFLLWLKDSPYSPVTSSIAYAEYLYHQSKKLGSIEEGKSAVDTLFQSIRIEVMKFDKECAVETVKAVWGRWDFRKNARDYMIGALAVKLNAPLITYNKKHFEWYDKVYIPEEFMELLK, encoded by the coding sequence ATGAAAGTTGTTCTCGATACAAATGTTTTTCACAATTGGAAGTTCTTACTTTGGCTGAAAGATTCTCCGTATTCTCCTGTCACAAGTTCAATAGCATATGCCGAGTACCTCTACCATCAGTCTAAGAAACTAGGTAGCATTGAAGAAGGAAAGAGTGCTGTTGATACACTGTTTCAGAGTATTCGCATTGAAGTTATGAAATTTGACAAAGAATGTGCCGTAGAAACTGTGAAAGCCGTCTGGGGGAGATGGGACTTTAGAAAAAATGCGAGGGATTATATGATAGGAGCGCTAGCAGTAAAGCTGAATGCTCCCTTGATAACATATAACAAAAAGCACTTCGAGTGGTATGATAAAGTATATATCCCTGAGGAATTTATGGAGCTTTTGAAATAA
- a CDS encoding 50S ribosomal protein L15e, which produces MGMYKYIREAWKNPKKSYVGQLLKQRMIKWRREPVVVRIERPTRLDRARALGYQAKQGYVIVRVRVRRGGRKRPRWKGGRKPSKMGQLKYSPKKSLQWIAEEKAARKFPNLEVLNSYWVGEDGMYKWFEVILVDPHHPVIKSDPKIAWIALKHHKGRVFRGLTSAGKKGRGLRNKGKGAEKVRPSIRANEGKGK; this is translated from the coding sequence ATGGGAATGTACAAGTACATTAGGGAAGCATGGAAGAACCCGAAGAAGAGCTATGTAGGTCAACTACTCAAGCAAAGGATGATAAAGTGGAGGAGAGAGCCTGTAGTCGTTAGAATCGAGAGGCCCACGAGGCTTGACAGGGCTAGGGCTTTAGGTTACCAGGCGAAGCAGGGCTACGTTATCGTTCGCGTTAGGGTCAGAAGAGGAGGAAGGAAGAGGCCCAGGTGGAAGGGCGGAAGGAAGCCAAGCAAGATGGGTCAGCTTAAGTACTCACCTAAGAAGAGCCTCCAGTGGATCGCAGAGGAGAAGGCTGCAAGGAAGTTCCCGAACCTTGAAGTTCTCAACAGCTACTGGGTCGGCGAGGATGGTATGTACAAGTGGTTCGAGGTAATCCTAGTTGATCCCCACCACCCAGTCATTAAGTCGGATCCTAAGATAGCTTGGATAGCACTCAAGCACCACAAGGGCAGGGTGTTCAGAGGCCTCACTTCGGCTGGTAAGAAGGGAAGAGGCCTCAGGAACAAGGGTAAGGGTGCAGAGAAAGTTAGACCAAGCATTAGGGCGAACGAAGGTAAGGGCAAGTGA